From the Marinomonas sp. THO17 genome, one window contains:
- a CDS encoding peptidylprolyl isomerase — MQISENTVVSMHYTLTDDQGQQLDSSSGQEPLVFLSGAQNIIDGLDKALQGKAAGDKVTVSVAPEEGYGEIHQELIQKVPAENFQGVDDIQVGMQFMAQTPGGQQPVTVIGVEEDGIMLDGNHPLAGKTLNFDVEIVEVREASTEEVEHGHVHGPGGHQH; from the coding sequence ATGCAAATTTCTGAAAACACCGTTGTGAGCATGCATTACACCTTAACCGATGATCAAGGTCAGCAACTAGATTCCTCATCAGGTCAAGAGCCCTTAGTATTTTTGAGTGGTGCGCAAAACATCATAGACGGTTTAGATAAAGCCCTTCAGGGCAAAGCGGCAGGCGATAAAGTAACGGTTTCTGTTGCCCCAGAAGAGGGGTACGGCGAAATACACCAAGAACTGATTCAAAAAGTGCCTGCGGAAAACTTCCAAGGGGTTGATGACATCCAAGTGGGCATGCAATTCATGGCGCAAACGCCGGGTGGTCAGCAACCTGTTACCGTGATTGGTGTGGAAGAGGATGGCATCATGTTGGATGGTAACCATCCATTGGCAGGCAAAACCTTGAACTTTGACGTAGAAATCGTTGAAGTCCGTGAAGCCTCAACAGAAGAAGTGGAACATGGTCATGTTCATGGCCCGGGTGGTCACCAACACTAA
- a CDS encoding DOPA 4,5-dioxygenase family protein has translation MSLPSNYQVKAYHAHLYYQDEAGMLMAQMVAKQAQALFEIRVGRFHQKPVGPHPLWSCQLSFAAEIFGDFIPWLMFHRQSLDVFVHPLTGDEYVDHTQGISWLGNSYPLDISQFVKNE, from the coding sequence ATGTCACTCCCTTCAAATTATCAGGTAAAAGCCTATCACGCACATCTTTATTATCAGGATGAGGCTGGCATGCTTATGGCGCAAATGGTTGCCAAACAAGCGCAAGCATTATTTGAGATACGTGTTGGGCGTTTTCATCAAAAGCCAGTAGGGCCACATCCATTGTGGAGCTGTCAATTATCCTTTGCCGCAGAGATCTTTGGCGACTTTATTCCTTGGCTAATGTTTCACCGTCAAAGCTTGGATGTGTTTGTCCATCCTTTAACAGGGGATGAGTATGTTGATCATACACAGGGTATCAGCTGGTTGGGCAATTCGTATCCATTAGACATTTCCCAGTTTGTGAAAAATGAGTAA